From a region of the Tateyamaria omphalii genome:
- a CDS encoding sarcosine oxidase subunit gamma yields MSKAVSALNGAAWSDGIAMIEELAPQGMITLRGDLGDPAVKGAATGVAAVDLPDQGQAQCMDDRGICWMSPDELLVLCPYDEVTANIEKMETTLKGIHSLCVDVSDARAVFDLSGTHAREVLAKLVPVDLAQDQFTTGMFRRTRMAQVPAAFWLHDTDHFRIICFRSQAQYVFDLLKIAAQPGSDVGAF; encoded by the coding sequence ATGTCTAAGGCTGTCAGCGCCTTGAACGGCGCCGCGTGGTCCGACGGGATCGCAATGATCGAGGAATTGGCGCCGCAGGGCATGATCACCCTGCGTGGTGATCTGGGCGACCCGGCCGTCAAAGGTGCGGCGACCGGCGTGGCCGCGGTGGATCTGCCCGATCAGGGACAGGCGCAGTGCATGGACGACAGGGGTATCTGCTGGATGTCGCCGGACGAGTTGCTGGTCCTGTGCCCGTATGATGAGGTCACCGCAAACATTGAAAAGATGGAAACAACCCTCAAGGGCATCCACAGCCTGTGTGTCGATGTCTCCGATGCGCGCGCCGTCTTTGATCTGTCCGGCACCCACGCGCGCGAGGTGCTGGCCAAGCTCGTGCCGGTGGACCTCGCGCAGGACCAGTTTACCACGGGCATGTTCCGACGCACCCGCATGGCGCAGGTGCCCGCAGCCTTCTGGCTGCACGACACCGATCACTTCCGCATCATCTGTTTCCGCAGTCAGGCGCAGTATGTGTTTGATCTGTTGAAAATCGCGGCGCAGCCAGGCTCGGATGTTGGCGCATTCTGA
- a CDS encoding superoxide dismutase: MAFELPDLPYAHDALADNGMSKETLEYHHDLHHNAYVTNGNKAIEGTEWAGKSLEEIIVGTYDASAVAQNGIFNNISQLWNHNQFWEMMGPGDSAMPGELEKALTDSFGSVDAFKEQFSAAGAGQFGSGWAWLVKDTDGGLKVTKTENGVNPLCFGQTALLGCDVWEHSYYIDFRNKRPAYLTNFLDNLVNWENVASRM; encoded by the coding sequence ATGGCTTTTGAACTTCCCGACCTTCCCTATGCTCACGACGCCTTGGCGGACAACGGCATGTCGAAAGAGACGTTGGAATACCACCACGATCTGCACCACAACGCCTATGTCACGAACGGCAACAAGGCCATTGAAGGCACTGAATGGGCGGGCAAGTCGCTCGAAGAGATCATTGTCGGCACCTATGATGCGAGCGCCGTGGCCCAAAACGGGATTTTCAACAACATCAGCCAGCTGTGGAACCACAACCAGTTCTGGGAAATGATGGGCCCGGGCGACAGCGCGATGCCAGGTGAGTTGGAAAAGGCCCTGACCGACAGCTTCGGTTCGGTCGATGCATTCAAGGAACAGTTTTCTGCCGCAGGTGCAGGCCAGTTCGGTTCCGGCTGGGCGTGGCTGGTCAAGGACACGGATGGCGGCCTCAAAGTGACCAAGACCGAAAATGGCGTGAACCCGCTCTGCTTCGGCCAGACGGCACTTCTGGGCTGCGATGTGTGGGAACACTCCTACTACATCGACTTCCGCAACAAGCGGCCCGCCTACCTGACAAACTTCCTCGACAATCTCGTGAACTGGGAAAACGTCGCAAGCCGCATGTAA
- a CDS encoding metallophosphoesterase, giving the protein MRIVIISDLHAGAPQISLSRISRILARVNALKPDLAVHLGDFQAAHPLTLGQMTKSDIIKRLAAFTSPLGRFAVLGNHNWWQDSAAANARTTRQAAQALHDHGIPLLDNSAVRLRDGGDAFWLIGLGDQRPLDEGPEGEGFDDLDAALLDVTDDAPCILLAHEPDIWPDVPERVFLTLSGHTHGGQIQIRHWSPTIAAASNEEFNWGHYTSEGQHLVLSGGIGCSVVPVRLNVVPEITVVEVSGG; this is encoded by the coding sequence TTGCGCATCGTCATCATCAGCGACCTGCACGCGGGGGCGCCGCAAATCTCCTTGTCGCGGATTTCGCGCATCTTGGCCCGCGTCAATGCGCTCAAACCCGATCTTGCCGTGCATCTGGGTGACTTTCAGGCCGCACATCCGCTCACACTTGGTCAGATGACCAAGTCTGACATCATTAAACGCCTCGCGGCGTTTACGTCGCCATTGGGCCGCTTTGCGGTGCTTGGAAATCATAACTGGTGGCAGGATTCGGCAGCGGCCAACGCACGCACCACGCGCCAGGCGGCACAAGCCCTGCACGATCACGGCATCCCGCTCCTTGACAACAGCGCGGTTCGGCTGCGCGACGGGGGCGATGCGTTCTGGCTCATCGGCCTGGGCGATCAGCGTCCCCTCGACGAAGGGCCCGAAGGCGAGGGTTTCGATGACCTCGACGCCGCTCTTCTCGACGTGACCGATGACGCACCGTGCATCCTGCTGGCGCATGAACCCGACATCTGGCCCGACGTCCCCGAACGTGTGTTCCTTACGTTGTCGGGGCACACCCATGGCGGGCAGATCCAGATCCGCCACTGGTCCCCGACCATCGCTGCCGCATCGAACGAAGAGTTCAACTGGGGGCATTACACGTCCGAAGGGCAGCACCTGGTTCTGTCAGGCGGTATCGGCTGCTCGGTCGTGCCGGTGCGGTTGAATGTGGTGCCTGAAATCACCGTGGTCGAGGTGTCGGGCGGCTGA
- a CDS encoding TIGR00730 family Rossman fold protein: MSHLSVCVYCGSRPGGSPAFSVEAEALGAGIAARAWRLVYGAGDVGLMGSVARAAQAEGGDTFGVIPRHLVDWEVGKTDLTRYVVTETMHERKKVMFMNCDAVVVMPGGAGSLDELFEVLTWRQLGLHEKPVILMNVEGYWDPLIGLLEHVVAQGFADASLLDYYTVVSGAAAALAALG; this comes from the coding sequence ATGTCCCACCTGTCCGTCTGCGTGTATTGCGGGTCGCGCCCCGGTGGATCGCCCGCATTCAGCGTCGAGGCCGAAGCCCTTGGCGCAGGCATTGCGGCGCGCGCCTGGCGGCTGGTCTACGGCGCGGGCGACGTCGGTCTGATGGGGTCGGTTGCGCGCGCGGCCCAGGCCGAGGGCGGAGACACGTTTGGTGTCATTCCGCGCCATCTGGTGGACTGGGAAGTCGGCAAGACCGACCTGACCCGGTACGTCGTGACCGAGACCATGCACGAGCGCAAAAAGGTCATGTTCATGAACTGTGATGCCGTCGTGGTGATGCCCGGCGGCGCCGGATCACTGGATGAACTATTCGAGGTGCTGACATGGCGCCAGCTTGGCCTGCATGAAAAGCCGGTGATCCTGATGAATGTCGAAGGATACTGGGATCCGTTGATCGGCTTGCTGGAGCATGTAGTGGCACAGGGGTTCGCGGACGCATCGCTGCTGGATTACTATACCGTCGTTTCAGGTGCCGCCGCCGCACTGGCCGCATTGGGGTAG
- a CDS encoding LysM peptidoglycan-binding domain-containing protein, whose translation MSKWAAFAGSNGALVGTVAVVIAAAVGAGLYFNANQSGPAPVAQLVEDATAPQVAAVALEPETAPDAAPPLDPPSIDEVRVEPDGLTVIAGRAAPGSKVSVLLDGARNAETTTDDGGSFAAITILPPSLKAQVLTVVQRVGIDEIASVDEVILAPQRQPEPVAPNIVATAPSEPISDPEQTEAEAVAMATPTAPIEDTRPPATPATDTAQAATSRAVTPDAQTTTPAPVPTVQSDVIVAAPTGPVVPNRQAEDTAATETASAPAEASVTQAPVAAAHAPQPDPVQTAPADSAQQVTVLKSTEEGVEVLGNTAPEALDNIALDSISYTEEGDVELAGRAQPNADAVRVYVNNAPVADIDVASDGRWKGALPDIDTGTYTLRVDELDAAGQVTSRVETPFRREDPQVLLQADSVAAPATQITVQAGNTLWAIARDRYGEGTLYVQVFEANRDRIRNPDLIFPGQVFALPN comes from the coding sequence ATGTCCAAATGGGCGGCATTTGCCGGGTCGAACGGTGCCTTGGTGGGTACGGTTGCGGTTGTGATTGCAGCCGCCGTTGGCGCTGGGCTTTACTTCAATGCCAACCAATCAGGCCCCGCACCCGTCGCGCAACTGGTCGAGGATGCGACCGCCCCCCAAGTGGCTGCCGTGGCGCTCGAGCCCGAAACCGCGCCTGACGCTGCCCCTCCCCTCGATCCGCCCTCAATCGACGAGGTGCGGGTGGAGCCTGACGGCCTGACCGTGATCGCGGGCCGTGCAGCACCCGGCAGCAAGGTTTCGGTACTGCTGGACGGCGCCCGGAACGCCGAAACAACCACGGACGACGGCGGCAGCTTTGCCGCAATCACCATATTGCCACCCAGCCTCAAGGCGCAGGTGCTGACGGTCGTACAGCGCGTCGGCATCGACGAGATCGCATCGGTGGACGAGGTGATCCTCGCGCCGCAACGCCAGCCAGAGCCGGTCGCGCCGAATATCGTCGCGACAGCGCCTTCGGAACCGATCTCAGACCCAGAGCAGACGGAAGCGGAAGCGGTGGCCATGGCCACACCAACCGCACCGATCGAGGACACGCGGCCGCCTGCGACCCCGGCAACGGACACGGCGCAAGCGGCGACCTCGCGAGCGGTCACACCGGACGCTCAGACCACCACCCCAGCCCCCGTGCCGACCGTGCAGAGCGACGTGATTGTCGCCGCGCCAACCGGACCCGTCGTACCCAACCGACAAGCCGAGGACACCGCCGCCACGGAAACGGCTTCCGCTCCGGCAGAGGCTTCGGTCACGCAAGCCCCGGTGGCCGCAGCTCACGCACCGCAACCAGACCCGGTGCAAACCGCCCCGGCCGACAGCGCCCAACAGGTCACCGTCCTCAAATCCACGGAAGAGGGCGTTGAGGTGCTGGGCAACACCGCGCCCGAGGCGTTGGACAACATCGCACTCGACAGCATCAGCTATACCGAAGAGGGCGACGTAGAGCTGGCCGGCCGAGCACAGCCAAACGCCGATGCGGTGCGTGTCTATGTGAACAATGCGCCCGTCGCCGATATCGACGTGGCGTCCGATGGCCGTTGGAAGGGGGCGTTGCCCGACATTGACACAGGCACCTACACCTTGCGCGTGGACGAACTGGACGCCGCGGGGCAAGTCACCAGCCGCGTGGAAACCCCGTTCCGGCGCGAAGATCCCCAAGTGTTGCTCCAAGCGGACAGTGTTGCCGCTCCAGCCACGCAGATCACCGTGCAGGCCGGTAACACGCTCTGGGCCATTGCCCGCGACCGCTACGGGGAGGGGACGCTCTATGTTCAGGTGTTCGAGGCGAACCGCGACCGCATCCGCAATCCCGACCTGATCTTCCCCGGCCAGGTCTTTGCCCTTCCCAACTGA
- a CDS encoding ABCB family ABC transporter ATP-binding protein/permease: MPADSSASSAPADQAPRSNDPKDKVADAERASGLRTIRKVAPYLWPADKPWVKKRVVLAMLALILSKVVSVYTPIIYRDAVNVLSGEGVSDLALGAIGLTVAYGLARLMNVGFQQLRDAIFARVAQRALRMLALETFQHIHQLSMRYHITRKTGGLSRIIERGVKGVEFLLRFLLFSIGPLVLELLMIGVVLTILFDIWYLVVVAGTIGLYVWFTFAVTEWRVKLRKVMNDQDTDANQKAIDSLLNYETVKYFGAEAREAGRYDKAMEGYEAAALKTSYSLAFLNFGQSLIITGGLVGVMVMAAIGVQNGTLTVGDFVMVNAYMIQITMPLNFLGTVYREIRQALVDMGEMFDLLEQPAEVVDAPNAKALNVTGGRIELDNVHFGYDTARAILKGVSVVAEPGQQVAIVGSTGSGKSTIGRLLFRFYDVASGALRIDGQDVREVTQDSLHAAIGVVPQDTVLFNDTIRYNIAYGRDEATFADIEKAAKAAQIHDFIMGLPDGYDTAVGERGLKLSGGEKQRVGIARTLLKNPPILLLDEATSALDTETEQDIKEALNAAGQGRTVLTIAHRLSTIAEADQIVVLEQGEIVETGTHDELLAKDGRYAQLWQRQQADEV; encoded by the coding sequence ATGCCCGCAGACAGCTCCGCGTCGTCAGCACCCGCTGACCAAGCGCCCCGATCGAATGATCCCAAGGACAAGGTGGCCGACGCCGAACGTGCCTCCGGTCTGCGCACGATCCGCAAGGTCGCGCCCTACCTCTGGCCCGCCGACAAACCCTGGGTCAAGAAACGGGTCGTGCTGGCGATGCTGGCGCTCATCTTGTCCAAGGTCGTTTCGGTCTACACCCCCATCATCTACCGCGACGCCGTCAACGTCCTGAGCGGCGAAGGGGTGTCGGACCTTGCCCTCGGCGCCATCGGCCTGACAGTGGCCTACGGTTTGGCACGGCTCATGAACGTGGGCTTTCAGCAATTGCGGGATGCCATCTTTGCCCGCGTGGCGCAGCGGGCGCTGCGGATGCTGGCGCTTGAAACCTTCCAGCACATCCATCAATTGTCCATGCGCTACCACATCACGCGCAAGACCGGCGGTCTCAGCCGTATCATCGAACGCGGGGTCAAAGGCGTCGAATTCCTCCTTCGCTTCCTGCTCTTCTCCATCGGGCCGCTGGTGCTGGAGCTTTTGATGATCGGCGTCGTGCTGACGATCCTCTTCGACATCTGGTATCTGGTCGTCGTGGCCGGGACTATCGGGCTCTATGTCTGGTTCACCTTCGCCGTCACCGAATGGCGCGTGAAGCTGCGCAAGGTCATGAACGATCAGGACACGGACGCCAATCAAAAGGCCATCGACAGCCTGCTCAATTATGAAACAGTCAAGTATTTCGGCGCCGAAGCGCGCGAGGCGGGCCGCTATGACAAGGCAATGGAGGGGTACGAGGCGGCCGCCCTCAAGACCAGTTATTCCCTGGCCTTTCTCAACTTCGGGCAGTCGCTCATTATCACTGGTGGGCTTGTCGGTGTCATGGTCATGGCCGCCATCGGCGTGCAGAACGGCACGCTGACAGTGGGCGATTTCGTCATGGTCAACGCCTACATGATCCAGATCACCATGCCGCTCAACTTCCTCGGCACAGTCTACCGTGAGATCCGGCAGGCGCTGGTGGATATGGGCGAGATGTTCGACCTGCTCGAACAACCGGCCGAGGTGGTGGATGCGCCGAACGCCAAGGCACTCAATGTGACCGGTGGGCGGATCGAGCTGGACAACGTCCATTTCGGCTACGACACCGCGCGCGCGATCCTCAAGGGGGTGTCGGTGGTCGCAGAACCCGGCCAGCAGGTGGCCATCGTGGGCTCGACCGGGTCGGGCAAGTCCACAATCGGGCGGCTTCTCTTTCGCTTCTACGATGTGGCGTCTGGCGCGCTCCGCATCGACGGGCAGGACGTGCGCGAGGTGACACAAGACAGCCTGCACGCAGCCATCGGCGTCGTGCCGCAGGACACCGTGCTCTTTAACGACACCATCCGTTACAACATCGCCTATGGTCGGGACGAGGCGACGTTTGCCGATATCGAAAAGGCGGCAAAGGCGGCCCAGATCCACGACTTCATCATGGGCCTGCCCGACGGGTACGACACCGCCGTGGGCGAGCGTGGCCTCAAGCTGTCAGGCGGGGAAAAACAGCGCGTGGGCATCGCGCGCACCTTGCTGAAGAATCCGCCGATCCTGCTGCTGGACGAAGCGACAAGCGCGCTCGACACCGAGACAGAGCAGGACATTAAGGAAGCGCTCAACGCCGCAGGGCAGGGTCGCACGGTCCTGACCATCGCGCATCGGCTGAGCACGATTGCCGAAGCCGATCAGATCGTCGTTCTGGAACAGGGCGAGATCGTGGAAACAGGCACCCATGACGAATTGCTGGCGAAGGATGGACGTTACGCCCAGCTTTGGCAACGCCAGCAAGCGGACGAGGTCTGA
- a CDS encoding efflux RND transporter permease subunit produces MTGIVDWAASRARMVVAFVFLSIAAGALAYIVLPKEGEPDIEIPTLVISLPFPGISAADSETLLIKPMETQLADLDGLDRMTATAAEGYANVVLEFQFGWDKTQVMADVRDAMDKAEAEFPEGYEQYTVDEFNFSEFPIVIVNLAGPVPERTIARVAKDLQDEIETLDAVLEASLVGNRDEMVEVVIDPLRLESYNVTAGELITVVQNNNQLIAAGEVETAQGAFAVKIPSSFDDVRDIYELPVKTNGDRVVTLGDLAQINLTFEDRVSTARFNGEGTVALQVVKRKGFNLIDTATEVKELVDARAGQWPDGLKAVVNVGTSNDQSREVASMVRQLEGSVLTAIALVMIVSLAFLGPRASALVGFAIPTSFLLCFVLLAIMGISVSNIVMFGLILSVGMLVDGAIVVVEYADKRQQAGVGPMQSYVDAAKRMFWPVVSSTATTLCAFLPMLFWPGVPGEFMGMLPVTLIFVLSASLIVALVYLPVMGGVLGRFIQALGNGNRRIATMPILAHIGLFLMSVVMMAGLMVVPGLLERVSGAFAAMDQQEVWRSVLPTFIEVFMFGLGMLVLAALAFAGAVMLLLSMTALLLRLGFGVTWGWRKVFGTRNRRVNAGYQRSTFGRVIEGVVGNPVMPLVMIGCVFVFVGTTLIYFINNNRGVEFFVETEPEQALVYVLARGNMSLEEKDTLLRQAEAIVLDHPGIKSAFAFAGAGGLNANTGGAQSPRDTIGQIQLETIAWEDRPNTSEPWFTIPVIDRTVMRQVKASDFDGNTVLDELTADLSQIPGIRTEVLALAQGPASAKPVHLRIKGDNWEDLLQSAALARAEFERTPGLTRMEDTRPLPGIDWQIDVDVEKAGRYGADVATVGAMVQLVTRGLLLDTMRVDTSDEEIEIRVRLPEDDRVLSTLDTLKVRTADGLVPLANFITRTPVAELAQISRVDQKRYFDVKADVLDGLQKLVRTEEVDGADVEQIVATVRPSEDAAVTVDGQGYAIFNMAPEGRGLDLQAELNQGVLRMIPINANERIAEISKWVETSPFPVGIDSEWTGDQEDQAESGAFLMQAFAGALFLMFIILLAQFNSIYNALLVLGAVVLSTAGVLIGMLVMGQAFSIIMTGTGIVALAGIVVNNNIVLIDTYQEYEKYMPRIEAIIRTAQDRIRPVLLTTITTMAGLAPMMFGLSLDFGNGGYTVDSPTALWWKQLATAVVFGLGIATVLTLMVTPSLLALRVWVVTYAGWLSRLFAKLSMGRASRAAQDWALSRDCKTMANEELVWDFGDEPAHAEATLPKTPLTAAPLKAAE; encoded by the coding sequence ATGACCGGTATCGTAGATTGGGCCGCATCCCGCGCGCGGATGGTTGTGGCCTTTGTCTTTCTGTCCATCGCGGCGGGGGCATTGGCCTATATCGTGCTGCCCAAAGAGGGCGAGCCGGACATCGAGATCCCGACGCTGGTCATCTCGCTGCCCTTCCCCGGCATTTCCGCGGCTGATTCCGAGACGCTGCTGATCAAGCCGATGGAGACACAGCTGGCCGATCTGGACGGTTTGGACCGCATGACTGCCACCGCCGCCGAAGGCTATGCCAACGTCGTGCTTGAGTTTCAGTTCGGCTGGGACAAGACGCAGGTGATGGCGGATGTGCGCGACGCCATGGACAAGGCCGAGGCTGAGTTCCCCGAAGGCTACGAGCAATATACAGTGGACGAGTTCAACTTTTCCGAATTTCCCATCGTGATCGTCAACCTGGCCGGCCCGGTGCCCGAACGCACCATCGCCAGGGTTGCCAAGGATTTGCAGGACGAAATCGAGACGCTGGACGCGGTGCTGGAAGCGAGCCTTGTCGGCAACCGCGACGAGATGGTCGAAGTGGTCATCGACCCCTTGCGCCTTGAGTCCTATAACGTGACCGCAGGTGAATTGATCACCGTCGTTCAGAACAACAACCAGTTGATCGCCGCGGGTGAGGTTGAGACCGCCCAAGGCGCCTTTGCCGTCAAGATCCCGTCGTCGTTTGATGACGTGCGCGACATCTACGAATTGCCGGTCAAGACCAACGGCGACCGGGTGGTGACACTGGGCGATCTGGCGCAGATCAATCTGACCTTTGAGGACCGCGTATCGACGGCCCGTTTCAACGGCGAAGGTACCGTTGCGCTGCAGGTCGTCAAACGCAAGGGTTTTAACCTGATCGACACCGCGACCGAGGTGAAGGAGCTGGTCGATGCGCGTGCCGGGCAGTGGCCCGATGGTTTGAAAGCCGTCGTCAATGTTGGCACCTCGAACGACCAGAGCCGCGAAGTGGCGTCAATGGTGCGCCAGCTTGAAGGATCGGTCCTGACCGCCATTGCGCTGGTGATGATCGTGTCGCTCGCCTTTTTGGGACCGCGGGCCTCTGCCCTGGTGGGTTTTGCCATTCCGACCTCGTTCTTGTTGTGCTTTGTCCTGTTGGCGATCATGGGCATTTCGGTGTCGAACATCGTGATGTTCGGCCTGATCCTGTCCGTGGGGATGCTGGTGGACGGCGCGATTGTCGTCGTGGAATATGCGGACAAGCGGCAACAGGCCGGGGTTGGGCCGATGCAGTCCTACGTCGATGCGGCCAAGCGCATGTTCTGGCCCGTCGTGTCATCGACCGCGACGACACTGTGTGCGTTCCTGCCCATGCTGTTCTGGCCCGGTGTGCCGGGTGAATTCATGGGCATGTTGCCCGTCACATTGATCTTTGTTCTGTCCGCATCACTGATCGTGGCGCTGGTGTATCTGCCGGTGATGGGCGGCGTGCTGGGCCGGTTCATTCAGGCCTTGGGCAACGGCAACCGGCGCATCGCCACGATGCCGATCCTGGCCCATATCGGTCTGTTCCTGATGTCCGTCGTGATGATGGCCGGGCTGATGGTCGTGCCCGGTCTGCTGGAGCGCGTCAGCGGCGCCTTCGCCGCGATGGACCAGCAAGAGGTGTGGCGGTCCGTTCTGCCCACATTCATCGAAGTGTTCATGTTCGGCCTTGGCATGTTGGTGCTCGCCGCCCTCGCCTTTGCCGGGGCTGTGATGCTGCTGTTGTCGATGACGGCCCTGCTTCTGCGCCTGGGTTTCGGCGTGACCTGGGGGTGGCGCAAGGTGTTCGGCACCCGCAATCGCCGGGTGAACGCGGGCTATCAACGCTCCACCTTTGGCCGTGTCATTGAGGGCGTTGTCGGAAACCCCGTCATGCCGCTGGTGATGATCGGCTGTGTGTTTGTCTTTGTCGGGACGACGCTGATCTATTTCATCAACAACAACCGCGGCGTCGAGTTTTTTGTCGAGACGGAGCCGGAGCAGGCCCTTGTTTACGTGCTGGCGCGCGGAAACATGTCGCTGGAAGAGAAGGACACGCTGCTGCGTCAGGCCGAAGCGATCGTGCTGGACCATCCCGGCATCAAGAGCGCCTTTGCCTTTGCCGGTGCCGGTGGCCTGAACGCCAATACCGGCGGCGCGCAGAGCCCGCGCGACACCATAGGTCAGATCCAGCTGGAGACCATTGCGTGGGAGGACCGGCCCAACACGTCCGAACCTTGGTTTACGATCCCTGTGATCGACCGCACCGTCATGCGGCAGGTCAAGGCGTCGGATTTTGACGGCAACACGGTTCTGGACGAGTTGACCGCAGATTTGTCGCAGATCCCTGGCATCCGGACCGAGGTGCTGGCCCTGGCCCAAGGGCCCGCGTCGGCCAAGCCCGTGCATCTGCGCATCAAGGGCGACAATTGGGAGGACCTGCTGCAATCTGCGGCTCTGGCCCGTGCCGAATTCGAACGAACGCCGGGCCTGACCCGGATGGAGGACACGCGCCCCCTGCCCGGCATTGACTGGCAGATCGACGTGGATGTGGAAAAAGCGGGCCGGTATGGCGCTGATGTGGCCACAGTGGGGGCCATGGTACAGCTTGTCACGCGCGGTTTGTTGCTTGACACCATGCGCGTCGACACCTCGGACGAGGAGATCGAGATCCGGGTGCGCCTGCCGGAGGATGACAGGGTGCTGTCGACCCTTGATACGCTGAAGGTGCGCACGGCGGACGGGTTGGTGCCGCTGGCCAACTTCATCACCCGCACCCCTGTGGCCGAGTTGGCGCAGATCAGCCGTGTAGATCAGAAGCGCTATTTCGATGTGAAGGCCGACGTGCTCGACGGTCTTCAGAAGCTGGTCCGCACCGAAGAGGTCGATGGCGCCGATGTGGAGCAGATCGTTGCCACCGTGCGTCCGTCCGAAGATGCCGCAGTCACCGTCGACGGCCAGGGCTACGCCATCTTCAACATGGCTCCCGAAGGCCGCGGGCTGGACTTGCAGGCGGAACTGAACCAGGGCGTCTTGCGGATGATCCCGATCAACGCCAACGAGCGTATAGCCGAGATTTCCAAATGGGTCGAAACAAGCCCGTTCCCCGTTGGCATAGACAGCGAGTGGACCGGCGATCAGGAAGATCAGGCCGAATCCGGCGCCTTCCTGATGCAGGCCTTTGCCGGGGCGCTGTTCCTGATGTTCATCATCCTGCTGGCGCAGTTCAATTCGATCTACAACGCGCTCCTGGTGCTGGGCGCTGTCGTGCTGTCCACAGCCGGTGTTCTGATCGGGATGCTGGTGATGGGGCAAGCGTTCTCGATCATCATGACGGGCACGGGTATCGTCGCCCTGGCAGGGATCGTGGTGAACAACAACATCGTCCTGATCGACACCTACCAGGAGTACGAAAAGTACATGCCGCGGATCGAGGCGATCATTCGCACGGCGCAGGACCGTATCCGGCCCGTGCTGCTGACCACGATCACGACCATGGCGGGCCTTGCACCGATGATGTTCGGCCTGTCACTCGACTTCGGCAACGGAGGCTACACGGTCGACAGCCCGACCGCGCTGTGGTGGAAGCAGCTTGCAACGGCAGTGGTGTTCGGTCTGGGGATTGCAACGGTCCTGACGCTGATGGTGACGCCCTCGCTGCTGGCTCTGCGCGTGTGGGTCGTGACCTATGCGGGCTGGCTAAGCCGACTGTTCGCCAAGCTGTCGATGGGCCGGGCGAGCCGCGCGGCGCAAGACTGGGCGCTGTCGCGCGACTGCAAGACCATGGCGAACGAAGAACTGGTCTGGGATTTCGGCGACGAGCCCGCCCATGCAGAGGCGACGTTGCCTAAAACACCACTGACGGCCGCGCCGCTGAAAGCGGCGGAGTAA
- a CDS encoding efflux RND transporter periplasmic adaptor subunit, with protein MRIVSLILAIVVGAGLYFWIIEREWTLALIAGEAEPAEGMPQDAGAAASEASDAEAQAVIKVVARASVAREIDNAVILRGQTEAARQVEVRAETSSTVISPPLRKGAFVEAGQLMCELDPGTRASALAEARARLAEAIANKTEAESRVPEAESRVIEAQARIDEALVNQNAARRLNEGGFAAETRVKNAEAAVAAAQASLEAAKASVTASKSGLQAADATIESASASIATAEKELERLEIRAPFAGLLESDTAELGTLLQPGSLCATVIQIDPIKLVAYAPETEVARIEAGALAGARLAAGGQEVTGEVTFLSRAADQTTRTFRVEIEVPNADLKIRDGQTAEIAISAAGAKAHLLPSSALTLNEDGALGLRTVDDAGVVAFNPATVVRDTAQGIWLADLPDEINVIVVGQEFVTAGVTVAPTFQEQTQ; from the coding sequence ATGCGGATTGTGTCGTTGATCCTGGCCATTGTTGTCGGCGCCGGATTGTATTTTTGGATTATTGAGCGCGAATGGACCCTGGCGTTGATTGCCGGTGAAGCAGAACCCGCCGAAGGCATGCCCCAGGACGCGGGTGCTGCGGCATCGGAGGCGTCTGATGCAGAGGCACAGGCCGTGATCAAGGTGGTCGCCCGCGCCTCTGTCGCGCGCGAGATTGACAATGCCGTGATCCTGCGCGGCCAAACCGAAGCCGCCCGTCAGGTCGAGGTGCGGGCCGAGACGTCGTCAACCGTGATCTCCCCGCCCTTGCGCAAAGGCGCATTTGTCGAGGCGGGGCAGCTGATGTGCGAGCTGGACCCCGGCACGCGCGCCTCTGCCCTGGCCGAAGCGCGCGCGCGTCTGGCTGAAGCCATCGCCAACAAGACCGAAGCCGAAAGTCGGGTGCCCGAAGCCGAAAGCCGGGTGATCGAGGCGCAAGCACGCATTGACGAAGCGCTGGTGAACCAGAACGCCGCACGCCGCCTGAACGAGGGCGGGTTCGCAGCAGAAACCCGCGTCAAGAACGCCGAAGCCGCCGTCGCCGCAGCACAGGCATCGCTTGAGGCAGCGAAGGCCAGCGTCACCGCATCGAAATCCGGTCTGCAGGCCGCAGATGCCACCATCGAGAGCGCCAGCGCATCCATTGCCACAGCCGAAAAGGAACTGGAACGGCTGGAGATTCGAGCACCTTTCGCCGGTCTGCTGGAAAGCGACACCGCAGAACTCGGCACGTTACTGCAACCGGGATCACTGTGCGCGACCGTGATCCAGATTGATCCGATCAAACTGGTCGCCTACGCCCCCGAGACCGAGGTGGCGCGCATCGAGGCAGGGGCCCTCGCCGGTGCGCGACTGGCGGCAGGCGGGCAGGAAGTGACCGGTGAGGTCACATTCCTGAGCCGCGCTGCGGATCAAACCACCCGTACATTCCGCGTCGAAATTGAAGTGCCCAACGCCGACTTGAAAATCAGAGATGGCCAGACCGCCGAGATCGCCATTTCTGCCGCCGGAGCAAAGGCGCATTTGCTGCCCTCGTCCGCGTTGACGCTGAATGAGGATGGCGCATTGGGCCTGCGCACGGTCGATGATGCGGGTGTGGTCGCCTTTAACCCCGCAACGGTGGTGCGCGACACGGCCCAGGGCATCTGGCTGGCCGACTTGCCCGACGAGATCAACGTGATTGTGGTGGGACAGGAATTTGTGACCGCTGGCGTTACCGTCGCGCCCACATTTCAGGAGCAAACCCAATGA